Proteins encoded within one genomic window of Bacteroides sedimenti:
- a CDS encoding RagB/SusD family nutrient uptake outer membrane protein, with protein sequence MKIRYIKSIFALAAISLCFSLGSCTGDLDVKPIDPNSVTTFEQDAVFNKVYATLSLTGQQGPAGNSDISGLDEGTYGFLRQMWNFQELSTDEAICAWGDTGIPEFNFATWNSSTAFISGFYNKLMIGVTLTNRFLELTEGKTDDVSVKQRAETRFMRALYYYYLMDLFGNPSFTIKVSKDAPQQIKRADLFKFIETELKECSVDMYEAQKAPYGRADQVAAWLLLSRIYLNAQVYTGTPKWSEAADYSYKVITSGYTLCPDYQQLFMADNSGAKDPYGSPSTVNKATNEIILPILTDGVKTKSYSNMQFIIASTHTADMPNWGSTAGWGGNRARPDLINKFTTTNDKRYLFFSENRTKDITNTQTFKEGYSVEKFTNLRADGGPVHNVEYVDTDFPLMRVAEAYLTYAEAVVRGGTVKGMTALEAINAVRTRAGINQLNYLSSPDQILDEKAREFYFEGQRRTDLIRFGYYTSGSYVWQWKGGIQAGTGIASTYNLYPIPSADLSANANLVQNPGY encoded by the coding sequence ATGAAAATTAGATATATCAAATCAATATTTGCCCTTGCAGCAATATCTCTTTGCTTTAGCTTGGGATCATGTACTGGCGATTTGGATGTAAAACCGATTGATCCGAATTCAGTTACTACATTTGAACAGGATGCAGTCTTTAATAAAGTTTATGCAACATTATCATTGACTGGACAACAAGGTCCTGCTGGTAATAGTGATATTTCCGGACTTGATGAAGGAACATACGGATTTCTTCGTCAAATGTGGAATTTTCAGGAGCTTTCTACTGATGAAGCTATCTGTGCATGGGGAGATACAGGTATCCCGGAATTTAACTTTGCGACATGGAATTCTTCAACAGCATTTATCTCCGGATTTTATAATAAATTAATGATAGGTGTTACACTAACCAACCGTTTCCTTGAGCTTACTGAAGGTAAAACAGATGATGTTTCTGTAAAGCAACGTGCTGAAACTCGCTTTATGCGTGCTTTGTACTACTATTATTTAATGGATTTATTTGGAAATCCATCATTTACTATAAAGGTTTCTAAGGATGCTCCTCAACAAATAAAGAGAGCTGATTTATTTAAATTCATTGAAACTGAGCTAAAAGAATGTTCTGTAGACATGTATGAAGCTCAAAAAGCGCCTTATGGACGTGCTGACCAAGTTGCTGCATGGCTCTTACTTTCTCGAATTTATCTGAATGCCCAGGTTTACACTGGTACACCTAAATGGTCAGAAGCAGCAGATTATTCTTATAAAGTAATTACTTCCGGATACACTCTATGCCCAGACTATCAACAATTATTTATGGCTGATAACAGCGGAGCTAAAGATCCTTATGGAAGTCCTTCAACAGTGAATAAGGCCACTAATGAGATTATCCTTCCTATTTTGACAGATGGAGTGAAAACAAAATCTTACTCAAATATGCAATTTATTATTGCTTCGACACACACTGCTGATATGCCAAACTGGGGTTCTACAGCAGGTTGGGGTGGAAACAGAGCACGTCCTGATTTGATTAATAAGTTTACCACAACAAATGATAAACGTTATCTTTTCTTTTCAGAAAACCGTACGAAAGATATTACAAACACTCAGACTTTCAAAGAAGGATATTCTGTAGAAAAATTCACAAATCTTCGTGCTGACGGTGGTCCTGTTCACAATGTGGAATATGTTGATACAGATTTCCCTTTGATGCGTGTTGCCGAAGCTTATCTGACTTATGCCGAAGCTGTTGTCCGTGGTGGTACGGTTAAAGGTATGACTGCTTTAGAAGCAATTAACGCCGTACGTACACGTGCCGGAATTAATCAGCTGAACTATTTGTCCTCTCCTGATCAGATTCTCGATGAGAAAGCTCGTGAGTTCTATTTTGAGGGACAACGTCGTACAGACCTTATTCGTTTTGGCTACTATACATCAGGTAGTTATGTTTGGCAATGGAAGGGAGGAATACAAGCTGGCACTGGAATAGCTTCAACTTACAATCTTTATCCAATTCCATCAGCTGATTTGAGTGCGAATGCTAATCTGGTACAGAACCCGGGTTATTAG
- a CDS encoding SusF/SusE family outer membrane protein produces MKKITILASLFLGLSLFTACDSDRDSNPILQDPTTFVLNTPAYSTSEYDLEKSKSIELTCSQPDYGFTAATIYSVQISLNNDFKTEGAFADLATTYTTAKMNVDASEVAVAATNLALAEGKTEADFPLITKVYVRLKAALTNGMGAIYSNPVTLSNVRVHFALPPVLLPTAMNIIGGGIGGWDWNANALEMVPTFDNNGTFWRIIYVTEGGEIKFNSVKDWNGGEFGTSATLVDNADAGLGGDGNISVANAGWYLVVVKSTLVGRNINYTVEFNAPKVYMMGNTVGGWDIKDENSFTVPADGTGFFVSRPLDATDEVRMCVKLTDLDWWKTEFIVLADGKISYRGTGPDQERYKVDAGKRVYLNFMTGKGKYE; encoded by the coding sequence ATGAAAAAAATAACAATATTGGCTTCCTTGTTTCTAGGATTGTCTCTCTTCACAGCTTGTGATAGTGATAGAGACTCTAATCCCATATTACAAGACCCAACTACATTCGTATTGAATACTCCGGCCTATTCAACTTCTGAATATGACCTGGAAAAATCTAAAAGTATCGAATTGACCTGCTCTCAGCCTGATTATGGATTTACTGCAGCAACTATATATTCTGTTCAGATATCGTTAAATAATGATTTTAAGACAGAAGGAGCTTTTGCAGATTTGGCAACTACATATACAACTGCTAAAATGAATGTGGATGCTTCGGAAGTAGCTGTTGCTGCTACTAACTTAGCGCTTGCCGAAGGAAAGACAGAAGCCGACTTCCCACTTATAACTAAAGTATACGTTCGCTTGAAAGCCGCATTAACAAATGGTATGGGGGCAATCTATTCAAATCCTGTTACTTTGAGCAATGTTAGAGTACATTTTGCTCTACCTCCCGTTTTATTGCCTACAGCAATGAATATTATCGGTGGTGGTATTGGTGGCTGGGACTGGAATGCTAATGCCCTTGAAATGGTACCAACATTTGATAATAACGGAACATTCTGGCGTATAATCTATGTTACTGAAGGTGGTGAAATCAAATTCAATAGTGTAAAAGACTGGAATGGTGGCGAATTTGGAACATCTGCAACTTTAGTAGATAACGCTGATGCAGGTTTAGGAGGAGATGGTAATATATCTGTTGCGAATGCAGGATGGTATTTGGTTGTTGTCAAGTCGACTTTAGTTGGCCGTAACATTAATTATACAGTTGAGTTTAATGCTCCAAAAGTATATATGATGGGAAACACTGTCGGTGGCTGGGATATTAAAGATGAGAATTCATTTACAGTGCCAGCTGACGGAACAGGATTCTTTGTGTCTCGTCCTTTAGATGCCACCGACGAAGTTCGCATGTGCGTAAAGCTTACTGACTTAGACTGGTGGAAGACCGAATTCATTGTATTGGCAGATGGTAAGATATCTTATCGTGGAACAGGTCCTGACCAGGAACGCTATAAAGTTGATGCAGGAAAACGTGTATACCTGAACTTTATGACTGGTAAAGGTAAATACGAATAA
- a CDS encoding SusF/SusE family outer membrane protein: MKKLSLYTLLLVSALTALTSCTEDFNKDVAAPQSWKQEDGKTISFSAVAASATTIDLATVTTDSVAICSFTAPPVSEGQTIKGFDIVLDGTVKLNVNAHGQVAKADLQSAVTKLYGKRPAPRTMKSVVNAYMSTNGQVFRASSDVINIIVTPVAPLIESAYYLIGDMNGWDGAKLIKFNHSDKDVYEDSYFSVIVKIPANSYWKIIPQSNVDAGNVWADGVLGTITNGDTSMSGNLTRNNPQAGKIATDPGYVKITLNMMEYTYSIEYIGNMALQLYVPGAHQGWNPATAPFVYCQNYDMKYDGYVNFTADNQGFKFTSEQNWDGTNYGDGGNGTLSTAGGDLKVATAGFYRLTADLSSTPLKYTATKTVWGLIGDATTGGWDSSTPMTLNPETGEWTVTTTLTGGKSFKFRANDAWDINLGGNANNLTYGGDNVSVTSDGTYKVTLKLGNPTAYKFTMVKQ, translated from the coding sequence ATGAAAAAGTTATCATTATATACTCTTTTATTGGTATCTGCTCTTACTGCATTAACTTCATGCACTGAAGATTTCAATAAAGATGTTGCTGCTCCACAAAGCTGGAAGCAGGAAGATGGAAAGACGATTTCTTTCTCAGCTGTAGCTGCATCAGCTACGACTATTGACTTGGCTACTGTAACCACTGATTCTGTTGCTATTTGCTCATTCACTGCTCCACCAGTGAGTGAGGGGCAGACTATAAAGGGTTTTGATATTGTACTTGATGGGACTGTAAAGTTGAACGTAAATGCACATGGACAAGTTGCCAAGGCCGACCTTCAGTCTGCAGTTACAAAATTGTATGGTAAACGTCCGGCACCAAGAACTATGAAAAGTGTAGTTAATGCATATATGAGTACTAACGGTCAGGTATTTCGTGCGTCTTCAGATGTAATTAATATTATTGTAACTCCGGTTGCACCGTTGATTGAATCAGCCTATTACTTGATTGGAGATATGAATGGCTGGGATGGAGCTAAATTAATTAAATTCAATCATAGTGATAAGGATGTATATGAAGATTCATATTTCAGTGTTATAGTTAAAATACCGGCAAATTCCTATTGGAAGATTATTCCGCAGTCAAATGTAGATGCTGGTAATGTTTGGGCAGATGGCGTTTTGGGAACCATTACTAATGGTGATACTTCAATGAGTGGAAATTTGACTAGAAATAACCCTCAGGCCGGAAAGATTGCCACAGACCCTGGTTACGTCAAGATAACGTTGAATATGATGGAATACACATATTCAATTGAATACATTGGAAATATGGCTCTTCAACTTTATGTACCCGGTGCTCACCAAGGATGGAACCCTGCAACAGCTCCTTTTGTCTATTGCCAGAATTATGATATGAAATATGATGGGTATGTAAACTTTACTGCAGATAATCAAGGATTCAAGTTTACTTCTGAGCAGAATTGGGATGGTACCAATTACGGTGACGGTGGTAACGGAACCCTTAGCACTGCAGGAGGTGACTTAAAAGTCGCTACAGCCGGTTTCTATCGCTTAACAGCAGATTTGTCTTCAACTCCGCTTAAGTATACAGCAACCAAGACAGTATGGGGACTAATTGGAGATGCGACTACCGGTGGATGGGATTCCTCAACACCAATGACGCTTAATCCTGAAACTGGAGAATGGACAGTGACTACTACCTTGACTGGAGGTAAATCATTTAAGTTTAGAGCAAATGATGCATGGGATATTAACCTTGGAGGTAATGCGAACAACCTGACATACGGTGGTGATAATGTTTCTGTTACCAGCGATGGAACATATAAGGTAACACTGAAGTTAGGCAATCCAACAGCCTACAAATTTACCATGGTAAAGCAATAA
- a CDS encoding alpha-amylase family glycosyl hydrolase, protein MKKGLLLFILCCISLLGFAQGTVTTSPSPLNADLPGKITFIPSSSSPLYNYSGDIYVHIGVINGSTWLYVPADWNTNLDKCKMTKEAANTWSISLSPTIREWFGATGPITKIGLVFRNENGTLKGISTDTFVSVTDNNLYVSLSGSSASGVYEIGSTATFTATATSASNLSISVDGINIASNSASTSLTATYTFNSIGSHVVKATANNDLSTVSVTSNVIVRNPIVTATRPTGTVEGINIIDNNTVTFVFYDQDTSGNHKDCAFLIGDFNNWTLSSDYQMKWDNVNKCWWQTVTGLDPNIEYGFQYYFCSTTESPIRCADPYCEKILDPWNDGYISTDVYPGLKPYPFDKTSDPVAVFKINKTNYSWQATNFIAPDAQHLRVYELLVRDFTTDGAIKAATAKLDYIKSLGMNAIELMPIQEFDGNDSWGYNPNFYFAPDKAYGTPNDYKTFIDECHKRGLAVILDVVFNHSWGQFPWCKLYWDSVNNRPAANNPFYNAIAPHPYSVGNDFKHSNPKVRAYFKNVLAYWMNEYKVDGFRFDLSKGFTDKSSTESTASNYDATRISYLKEYIDKIKSVNPKAYAILEHFCVVTEEAELANDGAMLWRNLNNAYCQSAMGYSSSSDFSGLYYGTSMPAASLMGYMESHDEERTAFKAKSYGEASLINSLDERMKQEANNAAFFFTVPGPKMIWQFEELGYDVSINENGRTGRKPVLWNYYDETARKGLYDNYSKICALRNSYPDLFSTSSTFSWLVATYNWYSGRFINIESADKQKHVVVAGNFSNTSGDISVTFPHVGTWYNYLDKTSITVTATTQNVQIPSHEFKLYTDFVPVISGIEDIILSDKEVNSVDVFSINGILVKNLKTRSELNDINLGKGCFILRTHYTDGTYSTTKIMK, encoded by the coding sequence ATGAAGAAAGGATTACTTCTTTTTATTTTATGTTGCATTTCATTGCTTGGCTTTGCTCAAGGAACTGTAACAACCAGCCCATCACCACTTAATGCGGATCTGCCGGGGAAAATTACATTTATACCATCTTCATCCTCTCCATTGTATAATTATTCCGGAGATATTTATGTGCATATAGGTGTTATAAATGGATCAACTTGGCTTTATGTACCTGCAGATTGGAATACAAATCTGGATAAATGTAAAATGACTAAAGAAGCAGCCAATACTTGGTCAATTTCTCTATCCCCGACTATTCGTGAGTGGTTTGGTGCAACCGGACCGATTACAAAGATTGGTCTAGTTTTCCGGAATGAGAACGGTACATTAAAGGGAATTTCTACAGATACATTTGTTTCGGTCACAGACAATAACCTGTATGTTTCATTGTCCGGAAGTTCTGCTTCGGGTGTCTATGAGATAGGTTCTACTGCAACATTTACCGCAACGGCAACTTCTGCTTCAAATCTGAGCATCTCGGTTGATGGAATTAATATAGCAAGCAATTCTGCATCAACGTCTTTGACTGCAACATATACTTTTAACTCAATTGGTTCGCATGTTGTTAAAGCGACTGCCAACAATGATCTGTCTACAGTATCTGTTACATCAAATGTTATAGTTCGCAACCCAATAGTAACTGCTACTCGTCCAACTGGTACAGTTGAAGGTATAAATATTATAGATAATAATACGGTAACCTTTGTCTTCTATGACCAGGATACTAGTGGAAATCACAAAGATTGTGCCTTTCTGATTGGTGATTTCAATAACTGGACATTAAGTAGTGATTATCAGATGAAATGGGATAATGTTAATAAATGCTGGTGGCAGACAGTTACAGGATTGGATCCTAATATCGAATATGGATTTCAATATTATTTCTGTTCAACCACGGAAAGCCCTATTCGTTGTGCAGATCCTTATTGTGAAAAAATACTCGACCCATGGAATGACGGTTATATCTCTACTGATGTATATCCCGGTTTAAAACCTTATCCATTTGATAAGACCTCAGATCCTGTGGCTGTTTTTAAAATTAATAAAACCAATTATAGCTGGCAGGCCACCAATTTTATTGCTCCTGATGCCCAGCATCTACGGGTTTATGAATTGCTTGTCCGAGACTTTACTACTGATGGAGCAATAAAAGCCGCGACTGCAAAGCTTGATTATATAAAATCTCTTGGAATGAACGCTATTGAGTTGATGCCTATTCAGGAATTTGATGGGAATGATAGCTGGGGATACAACCCAAATTTCTATTTTGCTCCTGATAAAGCTTATGGTACGCCGAATGATTATAAAACATTCATTGACGAATGTCATAAAAGAGGATTGGCTGTTATTCTTGATGTGGTGTTCAACCATTCTTGGGGACAATTTCCATGGTGCAAACTTTATTGGGATTCTGTCAACAATCGCCCTGCAGCAAATAATCCTTTTTACAATGCAATAGCTCCTCACCCTTATTCCGTAGGTAATGATTTCAAGCATAGTAATCCAAAAGTACGTGCATATTTCAAAAATGTACTTGCTTATTGGATGAATGAATATAAAGTAGATGGTTTCCGTTTCGATTTAAGCAAGGGCTTCACAGATAAGTCAAGTACTGAAAGCACAGCATCCAATTATGATGCAACTCGTATTTCTTATTTGAAAGAATATATTGATAAGATTAAGTCTGTTAACCCCAAGGCATATGCAATCCTGGAACATTTCTGTGTGGTTACAGAAGAAGCAGAACTGGCAAATGATGGTGCCATGTTATGGCGTAATTTGAATAATGCATATTGTCAGTCGGCCATGGGATATTCTTCAAGTAGTGATTTCTCTGGTTTATATTATGGGACCTCAATGCCTGCTGCTAGTTTGATGGGCTATATGGAAAGTCATGATGAAGAGAGGACTGCTTTTAAAGCAAAATCATACGGGGAAGCTTCATTGATAAACAGCCTGGATGAGCGGATGAAGCAGGAAGCCAATAATGCTGCATTCTTTTTCACAGTTCCTGGGCCAAAGATGATTTGGCAATTTGAGGAACTGGGATATGATGTATCCATCAATGAAAATGGACGTACAGGGCGTAAACCTGTACTTTGGAACTATTATGATGAGACAGCCAGAAAAGGATTGTACGATAACTATAGTAAAATTTGTGCATTGAGAAATTCATATCCCGATCTGTTTTCTACAAGCTCAACCTTCAGCTGGCTTGTCGCAACATATAATTGGTACAGTGGCCGGTTTATAAACATAGAATCAGCAGATAAACAGAAACATGTTGTGGTTGCCGGTAATTTTAGTAATACATCAGGTGATATTTCTGTCACATTCCCTCATGTAGGAACGTGGTACAATTACTTAGATAAAACGTCAATAACAGTAACTGCGACTACACAGAATGTTCAGATACCTTCTCACGAATTTAAATTGTACACTGATTTTGTACCTGTTATTTCAGGTATAGAAGATATTATTCTTTCGGATAAAGAAGTAAATAGTGTAGATGTTTTCTCAATAAATGGAATTCTGGTTAAGAACCTGAAAACTAGATCTGAACTAAATGATATCAATCTTGGGAAAGGATGCTTTATACTTCGGACTCATTATACCGACGGAACATATAGTACAACCAAAATTATGAAGTAA
- a CDS encoding polysaccharide deacetylase family protein, translating to MGKQIFQTENTSRWKKFKWSMRFIIFIAAILFSALIIMLIIDKTPTLPFRHNYRSVVTASRPFMQETKLSKEYKGFRDYISDKKLHTDYEKEKMKSLARYNQFKNNLTPNSSNKIINNWNRFPAGIRAAFYVAWDPQSFFSLKRNIRNLNLIMPEWFFIDPKTDAVKTNVDVRGYNLMRKSGVPIMPMLSNNFEREFRPEAIGRILHNEQKRKKVINYVLNECLKHNFVGINLDFESLNEKSDAYLIQFVKEFSEAFHAKGLLVTQDIMPFNEDYNIKELAKYNDYLCLMAYDEYSSDSDPGPISSQKWIEATVDDLAEKVPAEKIILGLGAFGYDWPAAANSTPNVTYQQALSRASASKSKIIFDNDTYNLNYAYKDDKNIIHQVYFTDAATHFNTMRFGAEYGLAGFGIWRLGSEDSRVWTYYNKDISKDGAKRISKKSLENVTMVNDVDYIGDGEVLDVLNTPHPGKIITEIDSTEMLIAEEHYIKIPSTYQVRKYGEAPQTKLLLTFDDGPDEKYTPQILDILSKYHVPATFFVVGLQAEKNLPILRRIYNEGHLLGNHTFTHRNVATITSERALMEFKLTRLLIECVTGHSTILFRAPYNADSEPVTMEEIIPVALARKQNYLDIGENIDPEDWQEGITAQTIFERVVKAVEQKRGNIILLHDAGGKTREETVKALPMIIEYFQKRGYTFTDLPSILQKSKEQLMPRVPKGSGFYIMKSNLALAELTYWIGNFLTALFIIFIVLGIARLVFMMVLTTREKRKNKNISFDNNLLENAPLVSIIVPAYNEEVNAVSSLNNLLKQDYPNFNIIFVDDGSKDETFKRVTEALSENKKIRIFTKPNGGKASALNYGIMHTDADYVVCIDADTKLYPNAVSLMMMHFLDKNRAENVGAIAGNVKVGNQINLLTKWQAIEYVTSQNFDRLAYANINAITVVPGAIGAFKKEAIELAGGFTTDTLAEDCDLTIRILKAGYTIENENKAIAMTEAPEKIKQFIKQRTRWTFGVMQTFWKHRETLLDKKYKGLGIWAMPNILIFQFFIPFFSPLADLFLLFGLFAGNAAKIGLYYLLFMLVDISISVVAFIFEKEKVTKLIWIIPQRFCYRWIMYVVLFKSFKKAIKGELQTWGVLKRTGNVAEL from the coding sequence ATGGGCAAACAGATCTTCCAAACTGAAAACACTTCCAGATGGAAAAAGTTTAAATGGAGCATGAGGTTTATAATTTTTATTGCAGCAATACTTTTTTCTGCATTAATTATCATGCTAATCATTGATAAAACACCGACTTTACCTTTCAGACATAATTATCGAAGTGTAGTAACGGCTTCAAGACCATTCATGCAAGAAACAAAGCTTTCGAAAGAATATAAAGGATTTAGAGATTATATTTCGGATAAGAAGCTGCATACGGATTATGAAAAAGAGAAAATGAAATCACTTGCCAGGTATAATCAATTTAAGAATAACCTGACTCCAAACAGCTCAAACAAGATAATTAATAACTGGAACAGATTTCCTGCAGGCATCCGTGCAGCTTTCTATGTTGCTTGGGACCCGCAATCTTTCTTCTCTCTTAAAAGGAATATCCGTAACCTGAATCTGATAATGCCGGAGTGGTTCTTTATTGATCCGAAAACCGATGCAGTAAAAACAAATGTCGACGTGCGTGGATACAATCTGATGAGAAAAAGCGGAGTTCCAATTATGCCAATGTTAAGCAATAACTTTGAGAGGGAATTCAGACCGGAAGCTATCGGACGAATTCTGCATAATGAGCAAAAAAGGAAAAAGGTAATTAACTACGTTTTAAACGAATGTCTCAAGCACAACTTTGTTGGGATTAATCTCGATTTTGAATCATTGAATGAAAAAAGCGATGCATATCTCATTCAGTTTGTTAAAGAGTTCTCTGAAGCATTTCATGCGAAAGGACTTTTAGTGACACAGGATATTATGCCGTTTAATGAAGACTACAACATCAAAGAACTTGCAAAATACAATGATTATCTCTGTTTGATGGCATATGATGAATACTCTTCAGACAGCGACCCGGGCCCAATAAGTTCACAAAAATGGATTGAAGCCACTGTAGACGATCTGGCAGAAAAGGTCCCAGCTGAAAAGATAATTCTTGGTCTAGGAGCATTTGGCTATGATTGGCCGGCTGCAGCAAACTCAACTCCTAACGTTACATATCAACAAGCGCTTTCACGAGCTTCTGCAAGTAAATCAAAAATCATTTTTGATAATGATACTTATAACCTGAATTATGCTTATAAGGATGATAAGAACATTATTCATCAGGTATATTTCACAGATGCGGCAACCCATTTCAATACCATGCGGTTTGGAGCAGAATATGGTTTGGCTGGTTTTGGAATTTGGAGACTTGGTAGTGAAGATAGCCGGGTATGGACATACTACAACAAAGACATATCAAAAGATGGTGCGAAGAGAATCAGTAAAAAGAGTCTGGAAAATGTAACGATGGTCAATGATGTGGATTATATAGGTGATGGAGAGGTACTTGATGTACTGAATACTCCACATCCAGGCAAAATCATTACAGAAATCGACAGCACAGAAATGCTCATTGCAGAAGAACACTATATTAAAATTCCTAGTACCTATCAGGTAAGAAAATATGGGGAGGCTCCACAGACTAAGTTATTATTAACTTTTGATGATGGACCAGATGAAAAATATACTCCTCAGATTCTCGATATTCTTTCAAAGTATCACGTTCCTGCAACATTCTTCGTTGTGGGTCTGCAAGCTGAGAAAAATCTACCAATCCTCAGAAGAATTTACAATGAAGGACATTTGCTTGGTAATCACACATTTACGCATAGAAACGTAGCAACCATAACTTCGGAAAGAGCATTAATGGAGTTTAAACTTACTCGTTTATTGATTGAATGTGTAACCGGTCACAGCACAATCCTCTTCAGAGCTCCTTATAATGCTGACAGTGAACCAGTAACAATGGAGGAAATCATTCCTGTTGCCTTAGCTAGAAAACAGAATTACCTGGATATTGGTGAAAATATTGACCCTGAAGATTGGCAGGAAGGTATCACGGCGCAAACTATTTTTGAACGAGTGGTGAAAGCCGTTGAGCAAAAAAGGGGGAATATTATCCTATTGCATGACGCAGGAGGAAAAACAAGGGAAGAAACGGTAAAGGCACTTCCAATGATTATTGAGTACTTTCAGAAAAGAGGATACACTTTTACTGATCTTCCTTCAATATTGCAAAAAAGTAAAGAGCAATTAATGCCACGTGTACCTAAAGGTAGTGGTTTCTATATTATGAAGTCAAACCTGGCTCTGGCAGAACTGACTTACTGGATAGGGAATTTCCTCACTGCATTGTTCATCATATTCATTGTTTTAGGAATTGCCCGGTTAGTATTCATGATGGTACTCACAACAAGAGAGAAACGTAAAAACAAGAATATTTCTTTTGATAATAACCTGCTTGAAAATGCACCTCTTGTTTCTATAATTGTTCCGGCTTACAATGAAGAAGTGAATGCAGTTTCTTCTTTGAATAATCTGCTGAAACAGGATTATCCTAACTTTAATATCATTTTTGTAGACGATGGAAGTAAAGACGAGACTTTCAAAAGAGTTACAGAAGCATTATCAGAAAATAAAAAAATTAGAATATTCACGAAACCTAATGGAGGTAAAGCTTCTGCCTTGAATTACGGTATAATGCACACAGATGCAGACTATGTTGTTTGTATAGATGCAGATACTAAGTTGTATCCAAACGCTGTTTCATTAATGATGATGCATTTTTTGGATAAAAATAGGGCTGAAAATGTCGGAGCTATTGCTGGAAACGTAAAAGTTGGTAACCAAATCAACCTGCTTACCAAATGGCAGGCAATAGAATATGTAACCAGTCAGAACTTTGATCGTTTGGCATATGCAAATATTAACGCTATAACTGTAGTTCCAGGTGCAATTGGTGCATTTAAAAAAGAAGCAATTGAATTGGCAGGAGGCTTTACTACTGATACTTTAGCTGAAGATTGTGATTTAACCATACGTATCTTAAAAGCTGGTTATACAATTGAAAATGAAAACAAAGCAATTGCTATGACCGAAGCTCCTGAAAAAATTAAGCAATTCATCAAACAACGCACCAGATGGACTTTTGGTGTAATGCAAACATTCTGGAAGCATAGAGAAACATTATTGGACAAGAAATATAAAGGATTAGGAATTTGGGCTATGCCAAATATCCTGATTTTCCAATTCTTCATACCTTTCTTCTCACCATTAGCCGATTTATTCTTGCTTTTTGGATTATTTGCCGGCAATGCTGCAAAAATAGGCCTATATTATCTGTTGTTTATGCTTGTTGACATTAGCATCTCGGTTGTTGCCTTTATCTTTGAGAAAGAGAAAGTTACAAAATTAATCTGGATCATCCCTCAAAGATTCTGCTACCGATGGATAATGTATGTTGTACTGTTTAAAAGTTTCAAGAAAGCTATAAAAGGGGAATTGCAGACTTGGGGAGTTTTAAAAAGAACTGGAAATGTGGCTGAATTGTAG
- a CDS encoding glycoside hydrolase family 25 protein: protein MKKYLSLILSVIFLLFSSNVDARKKRHRHRRVAKKHVRVVDVAPVVPRIVEGICGIDVSHYQGTIDWDKVVHYENNPIKFVYIKATEGSTIKDECYERNITLAKQKGLLVGSYHYFTTRSSAEEQFENFKQTASKDSQDLIPVVDIEECRYWTEDIFHKNLQVFLNEVEAHYGKKPVIYTMPSFYNKYLLDKYKDYKIFIAQYGDGNPELKDGSNWHIWQFTRRGRIEGIRGNVDVNAINPQCDHKEILLYHNEPNANQSVEKREEAPNPVPVPVS from the coding sequence ATGAAAAAGTATTTGTCGCTTATCTTATCTGTTATATTCCTGTTGTTTTCTTCGAATGTTGATGCACGTAAAAAGAGACACCGTCACCGCCGTGTTGCAAAGAAGCATGTTCGTGTTGTAGATGTAGCTCCTGTTGTTCCTCGTATTGTTGAAGGGATCTGCGGCATTGATGTTTCTCATTATCAGGGAACCATTGACTGGGATAAGGTGGTACATTATGAAAATAATCCAATAAAGTTTGTATATATAAAGGCAACCGAAGGAAGTACCATTAAGGATGAATGTTATGAACGAAATATAACACTTGCTAAACAGAAAGGCCTTTTAGTAGGCAGTTACCATTATTTCACTACTCGTTCATCTGCCGAAGAACAGTTCGAGAATTTCAAGCAGACAGCGAGTAAAGATTCTCAGGATCTTATTCCTGTAGTAGACATTGAAGAATGCAGATATTGGACTGAAGATATTTTTCACAAGAATTTGCAGGTTTTTTTAAATGAGGTTGAAGCGCATTATGGTAAGAAACCTGTTATCTATACAATGCCTTCTTTTTACAATAAATATCTGCTGGATAAATACAAAGATTATAAAATATTTATTGCTCAGTATGGCGATGGAAATCCAGAACTAAAAGATGGAAGTAACTGGCACATTTGGCAGTTTACACGCCGAGGACGTATTGAGGGCATACGAGGAAATGTGGATGTCAATGCAATTAACCCTCAGTGTGACCACAAAGAAATTCTGCTTTATCACAATGAACCGAATGCAAATCAAAGTGTAGAAAAGAGAGAAGAGGCTCCCAATCCGGTTCCGGTTCCTGTAAGTTAG